Proteins encoded together in one Kutzneria kofuensis window:
- a CDS encoding MFS transporter: MDAEPARVTFGTVLKTGEFRALWLAELLSTLGDQVARVALAVLVFNTTDSAVLTGLTFALTYVPTLLGGIFLAGLGDRFPRREVMVAANVVQAVLVAAMAVPNVPLPVLCLLLAVSVLATGPFNAAQLAILPDLLSGQRYVTAMSLRNVTTYSAQLAGFAGGGLLIAVLNPYLGLAIDALTFVVSALLLWTGLRPRPAVRSEEHAEPTSILHGFTVIWRDPRTRILLGIGALALFYIAPEALGAPYAEQLGMGPTAVGLLMAADPIGAVVGSLLFDRLSEVARLRSVGWLGVAAGAPIAACALYPNLVLSMALFACSGAAATIYTIQAMTTASRLLPNSVRAQGMGFASAVIQSVQGVGALVAGAFAQVFTPAGGMAVVGCVGVVLAAGLALAWRRVANPAQLAVQLTG; the protein is encoded by the coding sequence ATGGATGCCGAACCAGCACGGGTCACCTTCGGGACCGTGCTCAAGACCGGCGAGTTCCGCGCGCTCTGGTTGGCTGAGCTGCTGTCCACGCTCGGTGACCAGGTGGCCAGGGTGGCGCTGGCGGTGCTGGTCTTCAACACCACCGACTCGGCCGTGCTCACCGGCCTGACCTTCGCGCTGACCTACGTGCCGACGCTGCTCGGCGGGATCTTCCTGGCCGGCCTGGGGGACCGGTTCCCGCGCCGCGAGGTGATGGTCGCGGCCAACGTCGTGCAGGCGGTGCTGGTCGCGGCGATGGCCGTGCCGAACGTGCCGCTGCCGGTGCTGTGCCTGCTGCTGGCGGTGTCGGTGCTGGCCACCGGCCCGTTCAACGCCGCCCAGCTGGCGATCCTGCCGGACCTGCTCAGCGGGCAGCGCTACGTGACGGCGATGTCGCTGCGCAACGTGACGACGTACTCGGCGCAGCTGGCCGGCTTCGCCGGCGGGGGACTGCTGATCGCCGTGCTCAACCCGTACCTGGGGCTGGCCATCGACGCGCTGACGTTTGTCGTGTCGGCGCTGCTGCTGTGGACCGGGCTCCGGCCGCGGCCGGCGGTGCGGTCGGAGGAGCACGCCGAGCCGACGTCGATCCTGCACGGGTTCACGGTGATCTGGCGCGATCCGCGGACCCGGATCCTGCTGGGCATCGGCGCGCTGGCGCTGTTCTACATCGCGCCGGAGGCACTGGGCGCGCCGTACGCCGAGCAGCTGGGCATGGGGCCGACCGCGGTCGGGCTGCTGATGGCCGCCGACCCGATCGGCGCCGTCGTCGGTTCGCTGCTGTTCGACCGGCTCTCCGAGGTGGCCAGGCTGCGGTCGGTCGGCTGGCTCGGGGTGGCCGCCGGCGCGCCGATCGCGGCCTGCGCGCTCTACCCGAACCTCGTGCTGTCGATGGCGTTGTTCGCGTGCAGCGGGGCCGCCGCGACGATTTACACCATTCAAGCGATGACCACCGCATCGCGTTTACTGCCTAATTCGGTACGGGCCCAGGGAATGGGATTCGCGTCCGCCGTCATCCAGTCGGTGCAAGGGGTCGGCGCACTTGTCGCCGGCGCATTCGCTCAGGTGTTCACGCCGGCGGGCGGAATGGCGGTGGTCGGCTGCGTCGGGGTGGTGCTGGCGGCCGGACTGGCGCTGGCGTGGCGCCGGGTGGCGAATCCCGCGCAGTTGGCCGTGCAGCTGACCGGGTGA
- a CDS encoding dynamin family protein — translation MPPTAAELLDLAIRATTAYRREDLGARLAVTRRRLLDPEVRVLVVGEFKQGKSMLVNSLVDAPVCPVDDDLATAVPTLVRYAPEPSVVLVGDDEHQRRPVPIDQLARHVSEAGNPGNRERLRHAEVGVPRTVLSGGLCLVDTPGVGGLDSAHGASTMAVLPTADAVILVSDAAQEYTGPELDFLRQAMKMCPTVLCVLTKTDLYPQWRRIAELNRGHLAAADVDADLIAVSSTLRQHAIRTQDAQLNEESGFPELIYRLRNDIFAQAAALADRSVANDVLSVTVQLSASMQAELAAYRNPNHAEDLIAELTRARNRADALRERSARWQQTLNDGVSDLIADIEYDLRDRMRHLLREAEEELELVDPATVDEEFTLWLHQRGAAAASANFVWTHQRTQWLARQVAEHFGDAGDQAMPDLSFHAPTATSTFEMPVAEYFSLGQKLITGMRGGYGGTIMIGMLSTVAGLTLLNPVSVGAGVLLGRKTVKDERKRMLQRRQSEAKAAARRFVDDLIFQVGKESRDLLRELQRTLRDHFTAHAQELSRSVQEALAAAQQAVKADSGSRDGRIKDVTAELARVDHLAGLARELAR, via the coding sequence ATGCCGCCGACCGCCGCCGAGCTGCTGGACCTCGCGATCCGGGCCACCACGGCCTACCGCAGGGAGGACCTCGGCGCGCGGTTGGCGGTGACCCGCCGGCGGCTGCTGGACCCGGAGGTCCGGGTGCTGGTCGTCGGCGAGTTCAAGCAGGGCAAGAGCATGCTGGTCAACTCCCTGGTGGACGCGCCGGTCTGCCCGGTCGACGACGACCTGGCGACGGCGGTGCCCACGCTGGTCCGCTACGCCCCGGAGCCGTCGGTGGTGCTGGTCGGTGACGACGAGCACCAGCGCCGGCCGGTGCCGATCGACCAGCTGGCCCGGCATGTCTCGGAAGCGGGGAATCCCGGCAACCGCGAACGTCTGCGCCACGCGGAGGTCGGGGTTCCCCGCACTGTGCTGTCCGGCGGCCTGTGCCTGGTCGACACGCCCGGCGTCGGCGGCCTCGACTCGGCGCACGGGGCGAGCACGATGGCCGTGCTGCCCACTGCCGACGCCGTGATCCTGGTGTCCGACGCGGCCCAGGAGTACACCGGCCCCGAGCTGGATTTCCTGCGCCAGGCCATGAAGATGTGCCCGACCGTCCTCTGTGTGCTGACGAAGACCGACCTCTACCCGCAGTGGCGGCGGATCGCCGAGCTCAACCGCGGGCACCTGGCCGCGGCGGACGTGGACGCCGACCTGATCGCCGTCTCGTCGACGCTGCGGCAGCACGCGATCCGCACCCAGGACGCGCAGCTCAACGAGGAATCCGGCTTCCCGGAGCTGATCTACCGGCTGCGCAACGACATTTTCGCCCAGGCGGCCGCGCTCGCCGACCGGTCGGTGGCCAACGACGTGCTGTCGGTGACCGTGCAACTGTCGGCGTCGATGCAGGCGGAGCTGGCCGCGTACCGGAATCCGAACCACGCCGAGGACCTGATCGCCGAGCTGACCCGCGCCCGCAACCGTGCCGACGCGCTGCGGGAACGCTCCGCCCGCTGGCAGCAGACCCTCAACGACGGCGTCAGCGACCTGATCGCGGACATCGAGTACGACCTGCGCGACCGGATGCGGCACCTGTTGCGGGAGGCCGAGGAGGAGCTGGAGCTCGTCGATCCGGCCACTGTGGACGAAGAGTTCACGCTGTGGCTGCACCAGCGCGGGGCCGCCGCGGCGTCGGCGAACTTCGTGTGGACGCACCAGCGGACGCAGTGGCTGGCGCGGCAGGTGGCCGAACACTTCGGCGACGCGGGCGACCAGGCCATGCCGGACCTGAGCTTCCACGCGCCGACCGCCACGAGCACGTTCGAGATGCCGGTGGCGGAGTACTTCAGCCTGGGCCAGAAGCTGATCACCGGCATGCGCGGCGGCTACGGCGGCACGATCATGATCGGCATGCTGAGCACGGTCGCCGGGCTGACGCTGCTCAACCCGGTGTCGGTGGGGGCCGGCGTGCTGCTGGGCCGCAAGACCGTGAAGGACGAGCGCAAACGCATGCTGCAGCGGCGGCAGAGCGAGGCCAAGGCGGCGGCGCGACGATTCGTCGACGACCTGATCTTCCAGGTGGGCAAGGAATCCCGTGACCTGCTGCGCGAACTGCAGCGCACGCTGAGGGACCACTTCACCGCCCACGCGCAGGAACTGTCCCGGTCGGTGCAGGAGGCGCTCGCCGCGGCGCAGCAGGCCGTGAAGGCGGACTCGGGCAGCCGGGACGGGCGGATCAAGGACGTGACGGCGGAACTGGCCCGGGTCGACCACCTGGCCGGCCTGGCCCGGGAGCTGGCCCGATGA
- a CDS encoding GGDEF domain-containing protein — MLSIWYVLAVDLGALAVIATAFAEPGGADVPVVSAAALAAAAFVQGEASRRIERLRRVMSGSVHINMVSVWVFAAVLTLPMSWVAVLTGLVSSHVVLRSYRIQRSYPHRQVMNAAAMVLAAWAARLVLDAGGVPVLTRATDLDAVSIGIVLAAAVVFFAVDGVLIAVSLLVDGGGERSLRDLVGSADDNALELATICIGAVIGLVLVYQPFALLFLFVPLFVLHRSVLVKHLEELATKDQKTGLLNASTWRDVAGKELTRGTAFGVLMVDLDHFKRVNDTYGHLAGDEVLKAVAGAVRRSVRDYDSVGRFGGEEFVVLLPGLRSGDVLAIAERIRRAISELRVPLSDSDTVLSTLTASIGVAVYPEAASGVDELLHAADTALYRAKRAGRNRVVSSMAVCDTRTG, encoded by the coding sequence GTGCTCTCGATCTGGTATGTGCTTGCCGTCGATCTCGGCGCGCTGGCGGTCATCGCCACCGCATTCGCCGAGCCCGGCGGCGCGGATGTGCCCGTGGTGAGCGCGGCGGCCCTGGCGGCCGCCGCTTTTGTTCAGGGGGAGGCCTCTCGGCGAATCGAGCGTTTGCGCCGCGTGATGAGCGGTTCCGTGCACATCAACATGGTGTCGGTGTGGGTGTTCGCGGCCGTGCTGACGCTGCCGATGTCGTGGGTGGCGGTGCTGACCGGGCTGGTCTCGTCGCACGTCGTGCTGCGCAGCTACCGGATCCAGCGCAGCTACCCGCACCGGCAGGTGATGAATGCCGCCGCGATGGTCCTGGCGGCGTGGGCCGCGCGGCTCGTGCTGGACGCGGGGGGCGTTCCGGTGCTGACCCGCGCGACCGACCTGGACGCCGTGTCCATCGGGATCGTGCTGGCCGCGGCGGTGGTGTTCTTCGCCGTCGACGGGGTGCTGATCGCGGTCAGCCTGCTGGTCGACGGCGGCGGCGAGCGGTCGCTGCGCGACCTGGTCGGCTCCGCCGACGACAACGCCCTCGAGCTGGCCACGATCTGCATCGGCGCGGTGATCGGGCTGGTGCTCGTGTACCAGCCGTTCGCGCTGCTGTTCCTGTTCGTGCCGCTGTTCGTGCTGCACCGCAGCGTGCTGGTCAAGCACCTGGAGGAGCTGGCCACCAAGGACCAGAAGACGGGCCTGCTCAACGCCTCGACCTGGCGGGACGTGGCCGGCAAGGAGCTGACCCGGGGGACGGCGTTCGGCGTGCTGATGGTCGACCTGGACCACTTCAAGCGGGTCAACGACACGTACGGGCACCTGGCCGGGGACGAGGTGCTCAAGGCCGTCGCCGGCGCCGTGCGGCGGTCCGTGCGGGACTACGACTCGGTCGGCCGGTTCGGCGGCGAGGAGTTCGTGGTGCTGCTGCCCGGGCTGCGCAGCGGCGATGTGCTGGCCATCGCGGAGCGGATCCGGCGGGCCATCAGCGAGCTGCGGGTGCCGCTGTCGGACAGCGACACGGTGTTGTCCACGCTGACGGCCTCGATCGGCGTCGCCGTGTACCCGGAGGCCGCGTCCGGTGTGGACGAACTGCTGCACGCCGCCGACACTGCCCTCTACCGGGCGAAACGCGCCGGCCGGAACCGGGTCGTCAGCAGCATGGCGGTGTGTGACACCCGAACGGGCTAG
- a CDS encoding dynamin family protein, which produces MSRLGGQVRTLVRDAVDVFRESPEIAQSLRDHLDRLDGPLRVAIAGQVKAGKSTLLNALVGERLAPTDAGECTRIVTWYRQGHRPRVSAQPLVGGPRQLRVDREDGALRIDLEGLNPAHVERLVVDWPSRGLSDTILIDTPGIASLSTDVSARANGFLVPEDEPSEADAVVYLMRHLHSADLRLLESFHDNGIARANPVNTIAVLSRADEVGVGRVDALMSATRIARRYRSDPRLRRLCQGVVPVAGLLAETARSLHQHEFDALAEMAAKPRSDVESALLSADRFVQYAGGFGLLERFGLFGVRLSLALVRQGFGDPGRLAAELVRRSGIDELRAVFAAQFMQRRDLLKSRSALLAVDALLRKDARPGTDVLRDEVERILAGAHEFTELRVLGALRTCVTGLSEDAMDEAERLLGAGGAQPWSRLGLTPDVDRAEQRAAVLDALARWQRQAENPLARKATVDVARVIVRTCEGMAAELS; this is translated from the coding sequence ATGAGCCGGCTCGGCGGGCAGGTGCGGACGCTGGTGCGCGACGCCGTCGACGTGTTCCGGGAGTCGCCGGAGATCGCGCAGTCGCTGCGTGATCACCTGGACCGGCTGGACGGGCCGTTGCGGGTGGCGATCGCCGGCCAGGTCAAGGCCGGCAAGTCGACGCTGCTCAACGCGTTGGTGGGGGAGCGGCTGGCGCCGACCGACGCCGGCGAGTGCACGCGGATCGTCACCTGGTACCGGCAGGGGCACCGGCCGCGGGTCAGTGCGCAGCCGCTCGTCGGCGGCCCGCGTCAGCTGCGTGTCGACCGCGAGGACGGGGCGCTGCGCATCGACCTGGAGGGCCTGAACCCCGCGCACGTGGAGCGCTTGGTGGTGGACTGGCCGTCCCGTGGGCTGTCGGACACCATCCTGATCGACACGCCCGGCATCGCCTCGCTGTCGACCGACGTTTCCGCACGGGCCAACGGGTTTCTCGTGCCGGAGGACGAGCCGAGCGAGGCCGACGCCGTCGTCTACCTGATGCGGCACCTGCACAGCGCCGACCTCCGGCTGCTGGAGTCGTTCCACGACAACGGGATCGCCCGCGCGAACCCGGTGAACACGATCGCCGTGCTGTCCCGGGCCGACGAGGTCGGTGTCGGCCGCGTGGACGCGCTGATGTCGGCCACCAGGATCGCGCGGCGGTACCGGTCCGATCCGCGGCTGCGGCGACTGTGCCAGGGCGTGGTGCCCGTCGCCGGGCTGCTCGCGGAGACCGCTCGGTCGTTGCACCAGCACGAGTTCGACGCCCTGGCCGAGATGGCCGCGAAGCCGCGCTCCGACGTCGAGTCCGCGCTGCTGTCGGCCGACCGGTTCGTGCAGTACGCGGGCGGGTTCGGGCTGCTGGAGCGGTTCGGGCTGTTCGGCGTGCGGCTGTCGCTGGCGCTGGTCCGGCAGGGCTTCGGCGATCCCGGCCGGCTGGCCGCGGAGCTGGTCCGGCGCAGCGGCATCGACGAGTTGCGGGCCGTGTTCGCCGCCCAGTTCATGCAGCGTCGCGACCTGCTGAAGTCCCGCTCCGCCTTGCTGGCCGTGGATGCCTTGCTACGCAAGGACGCCCGCCCCGGTACGGATGTCCTGCGCGACGAGGTCGAGCGGATTCTCGCCGGCGCCCACGAGTTCACCGAGCTCCGTGTCCTCGGCGCGCTGCGCACCTGCGTGACCGGCCTCAGTGAGGACGCCATGGACGAGGCCGAGCGCCTGCTCGGCGCCGGCGGCGCGCAGCCGTGGTCCCGCCTCGGCCTCACCCCGGACGTCGACCGTGCCGAACAGCGGGCGGCGGTGCTCGACGCCCTGGCCCGATGGCAGCGTCAGGCCGAGAACCCGTTGGCACGCAAGGCGACCGTTGACGTGGCCCGCGTGATCGTCCGCACCTGCGAGGGCATGGCCGCCGAGCTGTCGTGA
- a CDS encoding IniB N-terminal domain-containing protein, with amino-acid sequence MATGISLLDFIMELLGNQTARDQFESNPQQSLDDHGFSHLCAADVHDAMPLVIDAAQSFDRTYDAGGPSHVVTPPPPPPVHGGGGVEHAIEQIRYITQNYSYSVDSHNTVVDNSVNQNVWARDVWQSFDNHSVVTTGDHNVVGNGNEVLNGDLSADHGGAVAVGGSATGSADDYSTDVHAYGSGNVAVASNGSSTGQSDSHNSTDSHNTTDSHNNTAIGSGNDSHDNTAIGSGNDSHDDSHDNTAVDSGNDSHDDSHDNTAIGSGNDSHDDVASNNNTAIGSGNDSHDDIGSDNTTAIGSGNDSHDTSLTELDSHDHTNIASNNDIASDNDVDHTIIHI; translated from the coding sequence ATGGCGACCGGAATCAGCTTGCTGGACTTCATCATGGAGCTGCTGGGCAACCAGACCGCCCGCGACCAGTTCGAGTCCAACCCGCAGCAGTCGCTCGACGACCACGGCTTCAGCCACCTGTGCGCCGCCGACGTGCACGACGCGATGCCGCTCGTCATCGACGCCGCGCAGTCGTTCGACAGAACCTACGACGCCGGCGGCCCGAGCCATGTGGTGACCCCGCCGCCGCCCCCGCCGGTGCACGGTGGCGGCGGCGTCGAGCACGCCATCGAGCAGATCCGCTACATCACGCAGAACTACTCCTACTCGGTGGACAGCCACAACACCGTGGTGGACAACTCGGTGAACCAGAACGTGTGGGCCCGCGACGTGTGGCAGAGCTTCGACAACCACTCCGTGGTCACCACGGGCGACCACAACGTCGTGGGCAACGGCAACGAGGTGCTCAACGGCGACCTGTCGGCCGATCACGGCGGCGCGGTGGCGGTCGGAGGTAGCGCCACGGGCTCCGCGGACGACTACTCCACCGACGTGCACGCCTACGGCAGCGGCAACGTGGCCGTGGCGAGCAATGGCAGCAGCACCGGCCAGAGCGACTCGCACAACAGCACCGACAGCCACAACACGACCGACTCGCACAACAACACCGCGATCGGTTCGGGCAACGACTCGCACGACAACACGGCGATCGGCTCCGGGAACGACTCCCACGACGACTCGCACGACAACACCGCCGTGGACTCCGGGAACGACTCGCACGACGACTCCCACGACAACACCGCGATCGGTTCGGGCAACGACTCCCACGACGACGTGGCCTCGAACAACAACACCGCGATCGGGTCCGGGAACGACTCGCACGACGACATCGGCTCGGACAACACCACGGCGATCGGTTCGGGCAACGACTCGCACGACACCAGCCTGACCGAGCTCGACTCGCACGACCACACGAACATCGCCTCGAACAACGACATCGCGTCCGACAACGACGTCGACCACACCATCATCCACATCTGA
- a CDS encoding helix-turn-helix domain-containing protein yields MTHVVDDAVETGPLSAQAVAAALDGDLDTASVLADQAILDGDRRGAEVAAAVLAQRGMLADSVTLYRWAESVDGVRSGFVVAALLGVGDLAQAREQLAAFDDSVRTPTSLSTVESLVAHAVTESVTGSAVAALSQLVQAAAVLEPHAGKVLLPDTPSALACLVALHLGQLDMAESAVGDDSMRHALLRAWISLQRGDLAAADVPGQCARPRDELFAAAIEIGVARRRSDLAGLLDAWPRARDAVIAHPVDLFVLQPVGEIAVAAARLHEDEWLAPRLAEADDLLSRLGRPALWSVPLHWFALQAAVASESPSTAARHAAALSTMARSSRYAAALAGCARAWLRVLAGDVQVEQVVAAARELRAVGLGWDGARLAGQAAIRTADRNEMTTLLTCARALHGVPHSAEESPAPQLSAREIEVAELLVGGMTYKQIGERLFISAKTVEHHVARIRQRLGSASRRELLARLRALVNGQ; encoded by the coding sequence ATGACCCACGTGGTCGACGACGCCGTGGAGACCGGGCCGCTGTCAGCACAGGCCGTGGCCGCCGCGTTGGACGGTGACCTCGACACCGCTTCCGTACTGGCCGACCAGGCCATCCTCGACGGCGACCGGCGCGGCGCGGAGGTCGCGGCGGCGGTGCTCGCGCAGCGCGGCATGCTGGCCGACAGCGTCACGCTGTACCGGTGGGCGGAGAGCGTGGACGGTGTCCGCTCCGGCTTCGTGGTCGCGGCGCTGCTGGGCGTCGGCGACCTGGCGCAGGCGCGGGAGCAACTCGCCGCGTTCGACGACTCCGTGCGCACGCCCACTTCGCTGTCCACAGTCGAATCCCTTGTGGCCCATGCGGTGACCGAATCCGTGACGGGGTCGGCCGTGGCCGCGTTGTCCCAGCTCGTGCAGGCGGCCGCGGTGCTGGAACCCCACGCCGGCAAGGTGTTACTGCCGGACACCCCTTCCGCGCTGGCGTGCCTGGTGGCGCTGCATCTGGGGCAGCTGGACATGGCCGAGTCCGCGGTGGGCGACGACTCCATGCGGCACGCCCTGCTCCGCGCCTGGATCTCCTTGCAGCGCGGCGATCTTGCCGCCGCCGACGTGCCGGGGCAGTGCGCCCGTCCCCGTGACGAGCTGTTCGCGGCGGCGATCGAGATCGGCGTGGCCCGACGGCGGTCCGACCTGGCCGGCCTGCTCGACGCGTGGCCACGAGCCCGGGACGCCGTGATCGCGCATCCGGTGGACCTGTTCGTGCTGCAGCCCGTCGGCGAGATCGCCGTTGCCGCGGCACGGTTGCACGAGGACGAGTGGCTGGCGCCGAGGCTGGCGGAAGCCGACGACCTGCTGTCACGGCTGGGCCGGCCGGCGTTGTGGTCGGTGCCGCTGCACTGGTTCGCGTTGCAGGCGGCGGTCGCGTCGGAGTCGCCGTCGACGGCTGCGCGGCACGCCGCCGCGTTGTCCACGATGGCCCGCAGCTCCCGCTACGCCGCGGCGCTGGCCGGGTGCGCGCGGGCGTGGCTGCGGGTGCTGGCCGGGGACGTGCAGGTGGAGCAGGTGGTGGCCGCCGCCCGTGAGCTACGGGCGGTCGGGCTGGGTTGGGACGGCGCTCGGCTCGCCGGGCAGGCCGCCATCCGGACCGCCGACCGCAACGAGATGACGACCCTGCTCACGTGTGCCCGCGCGCTGCACGGGGTCCCGCACAGCGCCGAGGAATCGCCCGCGCCGCAGCTGTCCGCCCGGGAGATCGAGGTGGCGGAGCTGCTGGTCGGCGGCATGACGTACAAGCAGATCGGGGAGCGCCTGTTCATCTCGGCCAAGACCGTCGAGCACCACGTCGCCCGGATCCGGCAGCGTCTCGGCTCGGCCTCGCGCCGAGAGCTGCTGGCCCGGCTGCGCGCCCTGGTCAACGGGCAGTGA
- a CDS encoding LapA family protein — protein sequence MTEPNRGAAAQHETPEVPPMRDAVPETPAVPAMPGGMVPGGGAAIEPAATDTEVGRPGAVEPGVADTPAAEPVRLKRTRISGLWVGITVAAVVLLLLLVFIVQNNTYVTIYFFGWGGQFPLGVALLLAAICGVLLVAIPGYGRIIQLRRSFRKASKQA from the coding sequence ATGACCGAGCCGAACCGCGGCGCCGCCGCCCAGCACGAGACGCCCGAGGTCCCGCCCATGCGCGACGCCGTGCCCGAGACGCCCGCCGTCCCGGCCATGCCCGGCGGCATGGTGCCCGGCGGCGGGGCGGCGATCGAGCCCGCCGCCACCGACACCGAGGTCGGCCGCCCGGGCGCCGTCGAGCCCGGCGTCGCCGACACCCCCGCCGCCGAGCCCGTGCGCCTCAAGCGGACCCGCATCAGCGGCCTCTGGGTAGGCATCACCGTGGCCGCCGTCGTGTTGTTGCTGCTGCTCGTCTTCATCGTGCAGAACAACACCTACGTGACCATCTACTTCTTCGGCTGGGGCGGCCAGTTCCCGCTCGGCGTCGCCCTCCTGCTGGCGGCGATCTGCGGCGTCCTGCTGGTGGCGATCCCCGGCTACGGCCGGATCATCCAGCTGCGGCGGTCGTTCCGAAAGGCGTCGAAGCAGGCCTGA
- a CDS encoding ArsR/SmtB family transcription factor, giving the protein MAGTLRLHFTAEDLLRTRVLTEPDPMWELVLSVDHLLPTGEPDRHAVWRREVRPRLADAESLQAFRLLRQLVPRRGNFPDFLTPLPTSDGIEGTFDVIRSTPRSRLTLDMSPARLRRVEGSRFCRGLAAGNAEQMTDLVGALRRYYDTAIAPVWDEVGDHVRADGESRLRELLDDGLGGMFARLGPSFRWRWPWLETDYPRSHEIRLGGRGLTLVPSFFCVGDPVTLIDEELPPVLVFPARPLRRDPVAEERAQFHLAQVVGRTRARILVALRTPRSTSELAETIGMSLASASQQVTLLRNAGFVVSRRHGQAVLHSVTRKGKALLELN; this is encoded by the coding sequence ATGGCGGGCACGCTGCGGTTGCACTTCACGGCCGAGGATCTGCTGCGCACGCGGGTGCTCACGGAGCCGGACCCCATGTGGGAGCTGGTGCTGAGCGTCGATCACCTCTTGCCCACCGGCGAACCGGACCGTCACGCGGTGTGGCGGCGAGAGGTCCGACCTCGGCTGGCCGACGCCGAATCGCTCCAGGCGTTCCGGCTGCTGCGCCAGCTCGTGCCGCGCCGCGGCAACTTTCCCGACTTCCTGACGCCCTTGCCCACATCGGACGGCATCGAGGGGACGTTCGACGTAATACGGTCTACACCGCGCTCCCGACTCACCCTGGACATGAGCCCCGCTCGGCTGCGGCGTGTCGAGGGCTCCCGGTTCTGCCGCGGCCTGGCCGCCGGCAACGCCGAACAGATGACCGACCTGGTCGGCGCGCTGCGCCGCTACTACGACACGGCCATCGCGCCGGTGTGGGACGAGGTCGGCGACCATGTCCGTGCCGACGGCGAATCGCGGCTGCGTGAGCTGCTCGACGACGGTCTGGGCGGCATGTTCGCCCGGCTCGGGCCGTCCTTCCGATGGCGCTGGCCGTGGCTGGAGACGGACTATCCGCGCTCGCACGAGATCCGGCTCGGCGGCCGCGGGCTGACGCTGGTGCCGTCGTTCTTCTGCGTCGGCGATCCCGTGACCCTGATCGACGAGGAATTGCCGCCCGTGCTGGTGTTTCCGGCCCGGCCGCTGCGCCGCGACCCGGTCGCCGAGGAGCGTGCGCAGTTCCACCTGGCGCAGGTCGTCGGCCGTACGCGCGCCCGGATCCTGGTCGCGCTGCGCACGCCGCGGTCCACGTCGGAACTGGCGGAGACGATCGGCATGTCGCTGGCGTCGGCCAGCCAGCAGGTGACTTTGCTGCGCAACGCGGGCTTCGTGGTGAGCCGGCGCCACGGACAGGCTGTGCTGCACTCCGTCACCCGAAAGGGTAAGGCATTGCTGGAGTTGAACTAA